The following coding sequences are from one Dreissena polymorpha isolate Duluth1 chromosome 8, UMN_Dpol_1.0, whole genome shotgun sequence window:
- the LOC127840491 gene encoding uncharacterized protein LOC127840491 has protein sequence MSDGEDAAKIKELWGRLEGYEHDPDDPDFLLRRYWIARDWDVSVAEKQLKDTLQLRRETKPQHVVCAFCQKTPGGHAMRQVGFDKSGRSVIYLCLAQCCTNHQPVESAIQHQVYLLENAVRVSKHGTYSFLWVIDLKGMKITSCHPRLALAVEHIVSNHYPERLGACIVVNQEMLFQTVWVAVRGVIHARTAAKLHIHRHFQKVEEVFTELFPDELKRWLLE, from the exons ATGTCGGATGGTGAAGACGCTGCGAAGATAAAAGAACTCTGGGGTCGCCTTGAGGGCTACGAACACGATCCTGATGACCCGGACTTTCT ATTACGCCGCTACTGGATAGCACGTGACTGGGACGTGTCTGTTGCTGAGAAGCAGTTAAAGGATACTCTTCAATTGAGGCGGGAAACCAAACCACAACATGTCGTCTGCGCGTTCTGTCAGAAAACACCCGGCGGTCATGCCATG cgCCAGGTCGGCTTCGACAAGTCTGGTCGGTCCGTGATTTACTTGTGTTTGGCACAGTGTTGCACCAACCACCAGCCGGTCGAGAGTGCGATTCAGCACCAGGTATACCTGCTCGAAAACGCCGTGCGTGTCTCCAAGCATGGCACTTACAGCTTCTTATGGGTCATTGATTTAAAAG GTATGAAGATAACGTCATGTCATCCGAGGCTAGCATTAGCGGTGGAGCACATAGTCTCAAATCACTACCCGGAGCGCCTGGGAGCGTGCATCGTTGTCAACCAAGAAATGCTTTTTCAGACGGTCTGGGTCGCCGTCCGGGGCGTCATTCACGCGCGCACGGCCGCCAAGCTGCACATACATCGCCACTTCCAAAAGGTAGAAGAGGTTTTTACCGAACTGTTTCCGGATGAGCTCAAGCGCTGGTTGTTGGAGTAA
- the LOC127840490 gene encoding uncharacterized protein LOC127840490: MTSARSARKYQRQVGFDKSCRSVIYSCFAQCCTQHQPIESAIQHLVYLLENAVRASKHATYSFICVIDFKGMKITSCNPRLALSVEHIVSSHYPERLGACIVVNHGMLFQTFWVAVRGVIHEEWPPSCTYIATSTR; encoded by the exons ATGACGTCTGCGCGTTCTGCCAGAAAATACCAG CGCCAGGTGGGCTTCGACAAGTCTTGTCGGTCCGTGATTTACTCGTGTTTCGCACAGTGTTGCACCCAACACCAGCCGATCGAGAGTGCGATTCAGCACCTGGTATACCTGCTCGAAAACGCCGTGCGGGCCTCCAAGCATGCCACTTACAGCTTCATATGCGTCATTGACTTTAAAG GTATGAAGATAACGTCATGTAACCCGAGGCTAGCGTTATCGGTGGAGCACATAGTCTCAAGTCACTACCCGGAGCGCCTGGGGGCGTGCATTGTAGTCAACCACGGAATGCTCTTCCAGACGTTCTGGGTCGCCGTCCGGGGCGTCATTCACGAAGAATGGCCGCCAAGCTGCACATACATCGCCACTTCCACAAGGTAG